In Trichoderma atroviride chromosome 2, complete sequence, one DNA window encodes the following:
- a CDS encoding uncharacterized protein (EggNog:ENOG41) has translation MLSSASDPARPESGSTNSHTIAQSSSVSSARTGSSTAEQAFPYDDYMTMKKNDSALQANPSITSQMPAQDTDGSRTVAGSIRTTRSRNVSLSSIPRHMKSTSSRFSFDMIGAAKQEKLLEERHRQRELEQKAAQTETRDSRFDDFDEDSFDYDAMMDDDGLEERIPGVNADYDEEEEPYFDDQYYEQEAQYIEDELDPDNDQENFAGFAFQRSDVDSSVATPQSGGMMATPRDIDGEDIGYTMTKDATELPMDSLLPESGLVPNQETDAEVSGLGIQGVDVDAPFQTPGDSSSDPMAVPPAAGIRRSISEDELYFDGEMAGFGGVFAEDLAGGPIEDDVPFDESLFDNDDTDQFGRPLAGAFALAKSQREKKSKQGTPDQGTPGQKTPDQKTAEQEPDIPEVPEVPSQISESLHTFQPETQTPSSIDEEQLDETAVPDTDADALSDLPPISGTNIVAPQPTTYNANPIVAYQAALAAAAQKAAEAGMFERVMPQSPTGADAQGQQPSADLDELDATYHDDPYDDYGYAYDDMDDFEMDDDAIIAEANASALANDAEGWYGQEFGFYAAPAGNNAAANLESYGYAAGGFFGPKGANSLNRSVSGRVISREPNLTPITERSEYSNRNSLMSLGMPPISGTPIIQSPGLAQLAMMADRGDEMNLSALLRLRSRAWGGSQASLASSNGGSPRSERGDIPSSPRGSVFIPGFPPTVGHTRKNSAFSVVSRESDTGSAPASPTLTMPMSFLNHRSSADATFINREADLPAGWGAASVSPVQMGSNFFQEGVSPLSDPQCPPPTFTMPCGVHPHAMSNNQGASSPEKGHRRQKGSTDSVSYMMEEESGETRWVMERRRTGEFGQVEILEREVVEGGRI, from the coding sequence ATGCTGAGCAGCGCGTCAGACCCAGCCCGCCCTGAATCTGGGAGTACGAATTCGCACACTATTGCTCAATCATCCAGCGTATCTTCCGCTAGGACCGGCTCTTCTACTGCAGAGCAAGCCTTCCCGTATGATGACTATATGactatgaagaagaatgattcGGCTCTCCAAGCAAATCCCTCAATAACCTCTCAGATGCCCGCCCAGGATACCGACGGCTCCAGGACGGTGGCTGGTTCTATACGAACTACCCGATCCAGAAACGTATCTCTTTCATCCATACCGAGACACATGAAGAGCACATCTTCACGATTCAGCTTTGACATGATCGGGGCCGCCAAGCAGGAAAAGCTCTTGGAAGAACGACATCGACAGCGAGAGCTGGAACAGAAGGCAGCACAGACTGAGACGAGGGATTCTCGCTTCGACGACTTTGACGAAGACTCATTTGATTACGACGCTATgatggatgacgatggacTGGAAGAAAGGATACCAGGAGTCAACGCCGATtatgatgaggaagaagaacctTATTTCGATGATCAATATTATGAACAAGAGGCCCAGTACATCGAAGATGAGTTGGATCCAGACAATGATCAAGAGAATTTTgctggctttgcttttcAGCGATCTGACGTGGATTCCTCCGTAGCAACTCCACAGAGCGGAGGGATGATGGCAACACCTAGAGACATTGACGGCGAAGACATTGGTTATACAATGACTAAAGATGCGACAGAGTTGCCGATGGACTCTTTGTTGCCCGAGTCTGGTTTGGTTCCCAATCAGGAGACCGATGCTGAGGTGTCTGGTCTGGGGATCCAAggcgttgatgttgatgctcCTTTCCAAACACCAGGCGACTCGAGCTCGGACCCTATGGCTGTGCCACCGGCAGCCGGTATACGCCGTAGTATCAGTGAAGACGAGCTATATTTTGATGGAGAAATGGCGGGTTTCGGAGGTGTATTCGCCGAAGATTTAGCCGGGGGCCCTATAGAAGATGACGTGCCTTTTGACGAGTCGTTATTTGACAATGATGACACTGATCAGTTTGGTCGGCCTCTGGCTGGAGCTTTTGCATTGGCGAAATCTCAGcgtgaaaagaaaagcaaacaagggACACCGGATCAAGGGACACCAGGTCAGAAGACACCAGATCAAAAGACGGCGGAGCAAGAGCCAGACATACCAGAAGTACCAGAAGTACCATCTCAAATCTCGGAATCATTGCATACTTTTCAACCAGAGACGCAAACGCCATCAAGCATCGATGAAGAGCAGTTGGATGAGACTGCTGTTCCTGACACTGACGCTGACGCTCTAAGCGACTTGCCTCCTATTTCTGGGACTAACATCGTTGCGCCCCAACCTACGACTTACAATGCGAATCCTATTGTTGCCTACcaggctgctctggctgcagcCGCCCAGAAAGCCGCCGAGGCTGGCATGTTTGAACGCGTGATGCCTCAGTCCCCCACCGGCGCAGATGCccaaggccagcagcccTCTGCAGAcctcgacgagctggacGCGACTTATCACGATGACCCATACGACGATTACGGATATGCTTATGACGATATGGATGATTtcgagatggatgatgatgccattATCGCGGAAGCAAATGCCAGCGCGCTTGCAAACGATGCCGAAGGATGGTATGGCCAAGAATTCGGCTTTTATGCTGCCCCGGCTGGCAACAACGCAGCTGCCAACTTGGAAAGTTATGGATACGCTGCTGGTGGGTTTTTTGGTCCCAAGGGCGCAAACAGTTTGAATCGCAGCGTTAGCGGCCGGGTAATATCAAGAGAACCCAATCTGACACCCATCACCGAGCGATCTGAATATTCCAATAGAAACTCTCTCATGAGTCTCGGCATGCCGCCAATCAGCGGTACACCCATCATCCAGAGCCCTGGACTAGCTCAGCTAGCCATGATGGCAGACcgaggagacgagatgaaTTTGTCAGCTCTCCTTCGACTAAGGTCTAGGGCGTGGGGAGGGTCACAGGCAAGCTTGGCTTCTAGTAATGGTGGCTCCCCACGATCCGAGAGAGGAGATATTCCAAGCTCGCCACGAGGGTCTGTCTTTATTCCCGGTTTCCCTCCTACTGTTGGTCATACACGCAAGAATTCGGCATTCTCCGTTGTAAGCCGCGAGTCGGACACTGGCAGTGCCCCTGCCAGTCCTACACTTACAATGCCAATGTCGTTTCTCAACCACAGATCGTCAGCTGATGCTACTTTCATCAACCGCGAAGCAGACCTGCCAGCAGGCTGGGGAGCGGCCTCAGTGTCGCCCGTGCAAATGGGATCGAATTTTTTCCAAGAGGGTGTTTCCCCGCTTAGCGATCCTCAATGCCCGCCTCCTACTTTTACAATGCCCTGTGGTGTACATCCGCATGCGATGAGCAATAATCAAGGAGCTTCAAGCCCAGAAAAAGGCCACCGACGACAGAAGGGTTCGACTGATAGTGTATCATATatgatggaggaagagagtggAGAGACGCGGTGGGTCATGGAACGCCGGCGAACGGGAGAGTTTGGACAGGTGGAGATTTTGGAGCGAGAAGTTGTCGAAGGAGGACGGATATAG
- a CDS encoding uncharacterized protein (EggNog:ENOG41~TransMembrane:1 (i43-64o)) has product MSGFIKPSDFQLPSDGSSRWSQQAKAFLVVCSHRMWRGGPRSILQITAVAFALLMLFFFVPLQFNDNYQQILNWSAPESAASSDLRIVVFGSQDLLGSAPDAEHTQTSWPEHLCKQLNCRSVLSFVPPIDLQPGLASNSLYGTEIRALEMVTEQVNLTEKPALDNLYISEQYPVPKKTPDLVAQVQRFLTMAPPKLPPRETLWVFSFGTWETWNLASLPRASGERLIDESVANIFSQIELLYRKSLNPKSPAFSDFWSNVTKAEVQALTHPEPDKKPDERRMESFRIIIPQLFDITLAPGWQNRPIPSQPQSRGVQMRNAAYLTQRWNSQVAKQIEQWRKKADSKPEGIEDEGIETAMAVPTMTSLLRYLPGALQPKDADNKEGTADEDIIYAPYPRRLGLQSTLVANVLDAMTEEEMQRSGLKDSRGRGSMPADGAMRFFDVWTPCIADNRAITGVAASHTGRECDVPNDHLFYDGFTFGERAKEELAKKTAQQIKDQLFA; this is encoded by the exons ATGAGCGGGTTCATCAAGCCGTCGGATTTCCAGCTGCCGAGCGACGGGTCGTCAAGATGGAGTCAGCAGGCAAAGGCCTTTCTGGTCGTGTGCTCGCATCGCATGTGGCGGGGCGGGCCGCGGTCCATCCTGCAGATCACCGCCGTTGCCTTTGCGCTGctcatgctcttcttcttcgtgcCGCTGCAGTTCAACGACAACTACCAGCAGATTCTCAATTGGTCTGCGCCCGAGTCGGCTGCCTCTAGCGACCTGCGCATCGTGGTTTTCGGCTCGCAGGATTTGCTGGGCAGCGCGCCCGATGCCGAGCATACACAGACATCGTGGCCGGAGCATCTCTGCAAACAG CTCAACTGTCGTTCCGTGCTATCCTTTGTCCCTCCGATCGATCTGCAGCCCGGCCTGGCTTCCAACAGCCTCTATGGCACCGAGATTCGAGCATTAGAGATGGTTACCGAGCAGGTCAACCTTACGGAAAAGCCCGCGCTTGACAATTTATACATCTCGGAACAATATCCCGTGCCCAAGAAGACGCCCGATCTAGTGGCGCAGGTCCAAAGATTTCTCACAATGGCCCCTCCCAAGCTCCCGCCGCGTGAGACACTGTGGGTTTTCTCGTTTGGTACATGGGAGACATGGAACCTGGCTTCGCTTCCACGGGCCTCGGGCGAAAGACTCATCGATGAATCGGTTGCCAACATCTTTTCTCAGATCGAGCTGCTGTATCGCAAATCGCTAAACCCAAAGTCTCCTGCCTTTTCTGATTTCTGGTCCAATGTTACCAAGGCCGAGGTCCAGGCTCTCACTCACCCAGAGCCCGACAAAAAGCCCGACGAGCGCAGGATGGAGAGCTTCCGAATCATCATTCCGCAACTCTTCGACATCACTCTGGCCCCAGGCTGGCAGAATCGTCCCATCCCTTCTCAACCGCAATCGAGAGGTGTCCAGATGCGCAACGCTGCATATCTCACCCAGAGGTGGAACTCTCAAGTCGCCAAGCAGATTGAGCAGTGGAGAAAGAAGGCCGACTCCAAGCCCGAGGGCATCGAAGATGAAGGCATTGAAACAGCCATGGCAGTCCCGACAATGACATCTCTGCTGCGCTATCTCCCAGGAGCACTTCAGCCTAAAGACGCGGATAATAAAGAGGGAACTGCCGATGAGGACATCATTTATGCGCCATATCCACGACGACTGGGACTGCAATCCACTTTGGTCGCGAACGTCCTGGATGCCATgacggaagaagaaatgcagCGATCAGGCCTCAAAGATAGCAGAGGCCGAGGCTCCATGCCCGCAGATGGCGCCATGCGCTTTTTTGACGTCTGGACGCCTTGTATTGCCGATAACCGAGCCATTACTGGCGTTGCCGCATCTCACACCGGCCGCGAATGCGACGTTCCCAACGACCACCTTTTCTACGATGGATTTACTTTCGGAGAGCGCGCCAAGGAAGAATTGGCGAAAAAGACGGCTCAACAAATCAAAGACCAGCTTTTCGCATGA
- a CDS encoding uncharacterized protein (EggNog:ENOG41), giving the protein MDTQKLDFVPSQIANDMQIRTRQHRNFDKVEGQLVDPKDSAAYQLSISGVLNELSLWNPFAKAIVKGDIVWLFDNTAFKEAENEEWQAEFIMAVFENEAKCKVADIVSSIAGAVGLADDADERKTIEQRLMPFLWDIRTARTTTVAQGDLSLKLGPSGFNGIATNVCKLLHHSKGSFTTKKTTLDVEGVDGVLSMQTHFALPEGWGIISDIDDTIKVTTTSDPVSILKETFINSPSPVPGMPELYAGIKSFLPHDTPFFYLSASPYNLYPFLKEFRDAYYPQGTFILRDSSWKTVSGLLSSLTVGTEEYKVDRMKKINSWLPKRKLIVFGDSTQSDPEAYGEIYRAFPGWIRMIFIRKDTNSFAVGLEEKNEPKRFEKAFTGIPREAWHVFENPDECLDLVKAAVKRNS; this is encoded by the exons ATGGACACTCAAAAATTGGATTTTGTGCCCTCTCAGATCGCCAACGACATGCAGATCCGCACCAGACAGCACCGAAATTTCGACAAGGTCGAAGGCCAACTCGTCGACCCAAAAGACTCCGCTGCATACCAGCTCTCCATCAGCGGCGTCCTCAATGAATTAAGCCTGTGGAACCCCTTTGCCAAGGCAATCGTCAAGGGCGACATTGTGTGGCTGTTCGACAACACCGCCTTTAAAGAGGCTGAGAACGAGGAATGGCAGGCAGAGTTTATCATGGCCGTGTTTGAGAACGAGGCAAAGTGCAAGGTCGCCGACATAGTTTCCAGCATTGCTGGTGCTGTCGGCCTggctgacgatgccgatgagCGCAAGACGATTGAGCAGAGGCTGATGCCGTTCCTGTGGGACATTCGGACTGCGAGAACGACGACTGTGGCTCAGGGAGATTTGTCTCTGAAGCTGGGGCCGAGTGGTTTTAATGGAATTGCAACGAATGTCTGCAAGCTTTTGCATCATAGCAAGGGGTCGTTTACCACCAAGAAAACCACCCTTGACGTTGAAGGCGTGGATGGTGTTTTGAGCATGCAGACGCATTTTGCACTGCCTGAAGGCTGGGGGATCATCTCTG ATATTGACGACACAATCAAAGTCACAACAACCAGCGACCCCGTCAGCATTCTCAAAGAGACTTTCATCAACTCTCCATCTCCCGTCCCCGGAATGCCCGAGCTCTACGCAGGCATCAAATCCTTCCTTCCGCATGACACGCCATTTTTCTACCTCTCCGCATCGCCCTACAACTTGTATCCTTTCCTGAAAGAATTCCGGGATGCCTACTACCCGCAAGGGACTTTTATTCTTCGAGACTCTAGCTGGAAGACCGTGTCCGGACTGCTCTCTTCTCTAACGGTGGGCACGGAGGAGTACAAGGTAGACCgtatgaagaagatcaactCGTGGCTTCCCAAGAGGAAACTCATCGTCTTTGGAGATTCTACACAGTCGGATCCCGAGGCCTACGGCGAGAT TTATCGAGCGTTCCCGGGTTGGATCAGAATGATCTTCATCCGCAAAGACACCAATTCTTTCGCCGTGGGGCTCGAGGAAAAGAATGAGCCAAAAAGATTCGAAAAGGCATTTACGGGCATCCCCCGGGAGGCCTGGCACGTCTTTGAGAATCCTGATGAGTGTTTGGATCTTGTCAAGGCTGCGGTCAAGAGAAATTCATAA